The DNA window TACCCGTTGGTGAGCCAAGGAGGACATTAGCCGGTGTATGGTACAGCAGGTGGAAGATCTGTGTTTGCATGGGATTGAAAAACGGGAAACGTTGCCCGTAGACCTCCTCCAAGATGGGATTCTTCAGAGCGCTGATTGGAAGCggctggagattgaggagatcgGTATAGACGCTCTCCGTGTCCGGTCGAATCAAATGTTGGAAGGAGATCGGGCTCACAGTCTCTGCGCCTAGCCAGCGATCAGAGATCACACGAACGTAGATCTGACTCGGCAATGGATCAGAGAGAGGAATGGTGAAGTTGAGTTCGTGGTCATCATAGAGCTTCTTCCGGCTGAGAATGAAATACTCATGGTGGTAAATCTCGGATGTCTCGGAATTCTCaacccagacccagaatgACTCCGAtgagccatgatggcgatcGTTCCAAGTGAATTCGGGATAGATGGAAAGGCGAATGCGCAAAACGTCCCGATTGAGCGGCGCGATTTCAGCTTCGATGCTAATTGTAGGGAAGTCATCGAGAAGCTTCGAAAGCGTCTTCCCCATCTTCTGATTGTGGACTAGCTGTCCAATCTCAGCAGGCTCCATTTCCTTCATGGACTCgacagatgatgatgggagCTTCTCGTCCAGGTTTCTGAGAACTGGTTGAGGCAAGTCGAATTGGCGAAAGGGATGATCGAAGGGCCAGATTTGCTTCTCAATTGACTTGCAAAGTGACAGAAGGACCTGGCACTGATAGCCCCATCGACGGTTCAGCGCGATCATGAAGATAGCACGGCAAATACGAGCGGCATTCTGGGCAACATAACCTGTGTCCGAAACGAGAGCGAAATCCTCAATCTTTGCACGGGAGATGTAGGATTGCAGCAGGATGTTAGTCTTCGCATGCGGCGAGTCATTGCCCCCTTCTACCTCAGTCTGCGCGACTTCATCTCGAAGACGCTGCAATTCTTTAGACTCGCTTTCTCGAGCCTGGATATTGTCAAATTCTCCGCTCATACTGATCATTTTCAACACGTCTGCTTCGCTCGCTTGGGGACCCATCATTtcgttgaagatctcgatACTGGTCTGGAGGACGTAAAACTGGCTGGCAATGCGGCCCACATCTTTAGCCCTCAGGTCTTCGGTCTTCTCATTGAAGATAATCATCTGACTCTTCTGCAAAACCCGTGCCGCTTGGATGATCAACTGCCGACGTCTTTGAACCAACATTGGGTCATCGCGCAACTCGGCAAATTCGATTCCATAGTTTCGTGGCTCACGTCTCATGCGCACAAAAAGATAGGAATAGCCTAGCCACTGCACAGCCTCTGGGACGGAGGTGACCGTGCCCAGCGAAATCTCGGCGTTCAAGTTATCCACGAGTCGACTGGAGAAACGCGACTCAATGGGCTGCTGTGCTGTAACTGCCGAAAGATAATGCTGAAGCTTGTCATGAGAAGTGCAGATGAAACCGATACCAGTATCTTGGAATTGAGGACGGCCAGCACGACCGAAAATTTGCATCACGTCGAGAATACTCAGGTCAATGAATTTACCTTCCTGTGGGTTGTACAGCTGAGTTCCTTTGATGagaacagcagcagccggaAGATTGACACCCCATGCAAGGGTGGCAGTACAGCATAGCACTTTGATCAATCCCTCAGAAAACATCCGCTCCATCAGATTCCGGTCACTTCGACTCATGCCAGCATGGTGCGTTCCGAGACCACCTGCAAACAGATCTCGCAACTCCCGAGCTCGCGCATGCTTCATATCGCGAAGAGCAGAAGAGTAATTTTCGTGCTCATGGCAGCTGAACAAATCGTCACAGCCGTTTTCGACAGCCATCTGCTTCAACATCCGGGCCGTCATGACGGTGTCCTTACGAGAATGCACAAAGACCATGATCTGATGGCCTCGTTCCAGCATATCGCGAACCTTTTCAAAGGCAACTTCATCGATATTATCGCGGGACTGCTTTGAGCCAGGCTTGCCTTTCACACCGATGAAATGCTGCGCCAGAGGAACAGGACGGAACGACGAGTCAAAGAAGAATAGACCAGCCATCTTGTTGACTTTCAAGAAGTCTGCGACATCGATATAGTTGGGGAGCGTCGCTGACAGGCCGACAATACGAATCAAAGATTGTGTGCTCTCCACTTGACGTTGAGTACGGGCGACCAAGGATTCAATAACAGCTCCGCGCTCATCATGCAGCATATGGACTTCATCGATGATGAGCAGACGCACCTTCTGAACCAATTCGGTGTCGCCGGTGCTTTTCCGGGTCACCACATCCCATTTCTCAGGGGTGGTGACGATAATCTGCGTTTCCACAATTTCCCGCTTGGTCAATTGCATATCACCAGTCAGTTCGCGGACCTTGATTCCTAGCCATGCCAAGCGCTTGCCCAGTTTCTCCGTCACTTCAGCGGCCAACGCCTTCATCGGTGCCACGTAAACAACCTTGAAGTCGTCAACCTGAACGGCAAAATCGGTTGCATCGGGGAATTCCAGTGGATTGGGGACAGTGTTCTTCCCCACAGCGTTGAGAATCGTCAACATAGCAGCATCCGTTTTACCGGCACCGGTGGGGGCGCAAATCAGCATATTTTCGTTGGTTTTGTATGCGACCTCGTAAAGCAGACTCTGCATCCGATTCAGAGCCTTGTAGCCCTTGAAAGTACCCCGGCACAACCCATCCAGGCTGGCGATCTCCACCAGTTTCTGACCCCGTCCTAGGGTACCGACTTTCGAGGCCGGGATCTCGAATTCCGTATATTTGGGCTCTTCGATCTGCTTACTGCCAACGGGTAGACCAAACTTCTTTCCCCCAGCGGCGAGAAGATTTCTGGCATCGTGCATCTTGAACACATGAGGATACGCCGGCTCGGATCGGGTCTGAGCGGCCATCAACGATGCATGCTTGTGTTCAAAGTCTTGGTGTCGCAAGGTCTGTTCCCTCTCTGCGCGTGTCTGCAGTCGTCCAGCTAGCAGCCCATCTGTCTGAGCCTCTAGTGTTGGTGGCTTGTCCGACAGGATTTCCCCACGATGAGCAATCAACTCAATCAGCAGGTCCAGGTCGTCGAATCCCACGATCTCCGTGAGAGACATCTGCAGCTCTTCATCGGTGCTGTCGGCAGCCAACACGGCGAGAATTTGCTGGGCCAGCTCTGACGCATCCATGCCCGAATTTCGAGTAGCCACGCCTTGGCATTTGTCTTCCAACCATAGCCGGTCGTAGAGAGATGGGGTATGCGCGGGAATCAGATCATCCAAGTCCTCCAAATCGTCCGTCGTCTCATCATCCGAGCTGATAATGTCCCATACATCGTCGACGGTTGCCGGAGAAGAATATGCCTCGTCGATATCCAAGTCAAGGTCGCTACCATAACCGGTTGAATCGGCGGGGGTCTCCTTGGGAAGCTTGAGATCGGCGATAGCCTGGCGCATGGCggccagctgggccagccaCTGTGATTCGGCTGCAgcggtggccatgatgtGCAGTGAAGTAAGTCCCGGTATGAATCAACAATTGcaccaaacccaaaccccATGGAATCAGGGAAAGCGGTGAGCCATTGGTGCCTCAGGCCTGAACGTGGAGAGCTGCAGCGTCACTTCCCGCTTTATCGTCAGGAGTTCAGGCAGCTTTGATTCTTCCCTGCTTTGCCACCCACACGACACTACACTACCCTAACTGTCAGACTGTGCGCCTGGCTGACTCTTGTCGGGTTGCTCAACACTCGCCCTCAACACCTCCTTCACTTCCTCCCTTCGCCATTCTCGGTCCTCTTGGTCTGCCCCGCTGACCTGTCCTATTCGCCGTCATGAAGATCTTCTATATGGGCGTACGTTTCATATCCCTTTTGTTGTGCCGATAGCTGCTCCACGTTATCTGGAGCTGATGCTGATTTTCTTGATGCCTTTCAGGTTCTTCGGAACGACACGAAACCCGCCCTGCAACTATGCGGGGAAAAGGAGCTCAGCAGGTGAGTGTGGTGATCCGGTTCGTCCAGGAGAATATGAGACTGACGTTCACTAGCTTCTCCCGTTTCACTCGGCAAAAGTAGGTCTACCTCTACCAATCAACCACAGCCTGTCATCGATATTAACCACGCACGGTCGGAACAGCTATGAGGAGTTCCTGATGCTCTTCTGCCGCACGGTTGCCGAGCGCACAAACCCAGGGCAACGCCAGGATGTCGAAGAGAAGTCCTACACCTTCCACGCGTACGGTCGGACGGAAGGCGTGGCCGGTGTGATCGTGACTGATGGAGAGTACCCCGCGCTGGTGGCCCACCAGCTTCTCTCGAAGATGCTCGACGAGTTCCTCATCAAGAACCCGCGCACGGCATTCTCAGACCCGAATTTGCGTGAAAATGCCTGCTCCTTCCCGCAGCTCAAGGAATACATCATCAAGTACCAGGACCCCAGCCAGGCAGACAGCATCATGAAGATTCAAcaggagctggacgagacCAAGATCGTCCTTCACAAGACGGTATGCGTCTACCATTTCCAATCATACTCTTTTGGGGCATGCTAATTCTCCATAGATCGAGAGTGTGTTGGAGCGCGGCGAGAAGATAGATTCTCTGGTTGCCAAAAGCGACGGTCTGTCAGCCCAGAGTAAGATGTTCTATACCCAGGTATGGCAACCCATTTCACACTCCTCTTAGACAATCTGTTGACCTGATTCTGTTACAGGCCAAGAAACAAAACTCTTGCTGTGTTGTGATGTAAGGAGGCGCCTGTGTTTTGGGGCGATGGATTTGGCGGTGATTTCTGTTTAAATGCGACTTTTCTACACATGTAATCAGATTCGAAACTTTGCATGTTCGTATTGTTCTGAACCTTGGATTTATGACAGCTTTATGTCTTTTAGACCACCGCGCTCGTTGAAATTGAATATTCTTAATCCTTGCTGTGGACTATGAACAGCTTGTCCTCGCTAGAATTTAGACGCCTATCTTTCTCGCTCTGTCATCCATGGTGGCGCTATGCGATATATCAAGGCTGCAGTATGGGGGGTAAATTGAGTCCCAAATGACAGAATCGTTTCAACGGGTGGGAATCGCTTGTATAAATGACCACTAAGCTACCATTCACCATCGCTGACATTGTCTTTCAATTTAACGGACGGACATAACAGCTAAATGACGCCGTTGGCGGACTAAAATGCGCAAGGCAGATATGCCCCTTTGAACTAGCCCTATTATAGGGGGCCCAGCTAGGAAAGAACAGTAGCTAATCAATTTACAGGCTGCGACGCCCAATTACCATGATCCGCCTAGGGAGGCTACCAGATAAATTCTAGCGTCATGGGGCCATGTTGATATGGCTGCATTGCATGTCAACTTATAGTACTTTGAATGACGTACCTGCCCCCATTACTAGCAGGGTTTGTGTCAGAGTATCATCAACTACGCTCACATCGCTTAGGCATATATTAGGGATCAGGTAATGATCAATCTCGCGATGACGATGCCGCATCGCCTGCAAGTAGTGGTTGATGCAAATAGTAAAATAGTAGACAATTTTGTATGTAATCGAGTATCTTTCTAATTGTcttttttttaaaaaaaaaatttagTAACGCTAGTGCTAGTGCTGATTTATTTCAGTGTGTCAGGGTAAATTTCCTGATCTCCTGATCTCCCATCATGGAAACTAGGCGTCCCAGCGGACGCTTGGCATGTAGAGTTGTTGCGCTTCTCCGCCCCTATAAATACAGATGTGATAGATAGcctgaataccatcgttttcagCATTGTCACAACTGACTACCTGGTAGTTTTAATAGTAAGTACGCCTTTTCCGCGCTTCCAtcttttgtctcttctgtCCAATAGAAACCCATTCTACAAGCTCGGAGAAGGAATTAAAAGTACTTATTGCACAACTCTGCGGGGTAATACTTGCTGACTTAAACTGAGCTAAGTGCAATAGTATTCTTCGATCCTTGAATGCTCTTCCACTCACCGATGCAATTCGCTTTCCGAGAGAAGCTAGCAAAACGAAACGACGATTTATCATGGCTGTCAGCACTGTAGCTGCATTCGATCAACTCAAGACTGCCTTCCCTGGTAAGGTAGTGACTCCAGACGTTGTCTCTGAGTATGAGGCAGCGGTGGCACGCCCGTGGTCTCAAACGTGTTGGACCCCGGCCGCCGGTTATGTGTATCTGAGCAACACACAAGAGCTCACGGAAGCGTTAGCTATTGCCAAGAAGACAAGATCCAAGTTTGCCATCCGCACCACCGGTCACAACCCCAACGCTGGTTTTAGTAGCGCAGATCAGACGAGCATTGTTTTCGACATCCGTCAGTTTCAGTCCAAGGAGT is part of the Penicillium psychrofluorescens genome assembly, chromosome: 4 genome and encodes:
- a CDS encoding uncharacterized protein (ID:PFLUO_005879-T1.cds;~source:funannotate); its protein translation is MATAAAESQWLAQLAAMRQAIADLKLPKETPADSTGYGSDLDLDIDEAYSSPATVDDVWDIISSDDETTDDLEDLDDLIPAHTPSLYDRLWLEDKCQGVATRNSGMDASELAQQILAVLAADSTDEELQMSLTEIVGFDDLDLLIELIAHRGEILSDKPPTLEAQTDGLLAGRLQTRAEREQTLRHQDFEHKHASLMAAQTRSEPAYPHVFKMHDARNLLAAGGKKFGLPVGSKQIEEPKYTEFEIPASKVGTLGRGQKLVEIASLDGLCRGTFKGYKALNRMQSLLYEVAYKTNENMLICAPTGAGKTDAAMLTILNAVGKNTVPNPLEFPDATDFAVQVDDFKVVYVAPMKALAAEVTEKLGKRLAWLGIKVRELTGDMQLTKREIVETQIIVTTPEKWDVVTRKSTGDTELVQKVRLLIIDEVHMLHDERGAVIESLVARTQRQVESTQSLIRIVGLSATLPNYIDVADFLKVNKMAGLFFFDSSFRPVPLAQHFIGVKGKPGSKQSRDNIDEVAFEKVRDMLERGHQIMVFVHSRKDTVMTARMLKQMAVENGCDDLFSCHEHENYSSALRDMKHARARELRDLFAGGLGTHHAGMSRSDRNLMERMFSEGLIKVLCCTATLAWGVNLPAAAVLIKGTQLYNPQEGKFIDLSILDVMQIFGRAGRPQFQDTGIGFICTSHDKLQHYLSAVTAQQPIESRFSSRLVDNLNAEISLGTVTSVPEAVQWLGYSYLFVRMRREPRNYGIEFAELRDDPMLVQRRRQLIIQAARVLQKSQMIIFNEKTEDLRAKDVGRIASQFYVLQTSIEIFNEMMGPQASEADVLKMISMSGEFDNIQARESESKELQRLRDEVAQTEVEGGNDSPHAKTNILLQSYISRAKIEDFALVSDTGYVAQNAARICRAIFMIALNRRWGYQCQVLLSLCKSIEKQIWPFDHPFRQFDLPQPVLRNLDEKLPSSSVESMKEMEPAEIGQLVHNQKMGKTLSKLLDDFPTISIEAEIAPLNRDVLRIRLSIYPEFTWNDRHHGSSESFWVWVENSETSEIYHHEYFILSRKKLYDDHELNFTIPLSDPLPSQIYVRVISDRWLGAETVSPISFQHLIRPDTESVYTDLLNLQPLPISALKNPILEEVYGQRFPFFNPMQTQIFHLLYHTPANVLLGSPTGSGKTVAAELAMWWAFREKPGSKVVYIAPMKALVRERVQDWRKRLTAHMGLKLVELTGDNTPDTRTIRDADIIITTPEKWDGISRSWQTRDYVRKVSLVIIDEIHLLGGDRGPILEIIVSRMNYIASQSKGSVRLMGMSTACANATDLANWLGVKEGLFNFRHSVRPVPLEIFIDGFPEQRGFCPLMQSMNRPTFLAIKNHSPEKPVIVFVASRRQTRLTAKDLINYCGMEDNPRRFVRMSEDDLEVNLARVKDDALREALNFGIGLHHAGLVESDRQLAEELFANNKIQILVATSTLAWGVNLPAHLVVVKGTQFFDAKIEGYRDMDLTDVLQMLGRAGRPQFDTSGIARIFTQDAKKAFYKHFLHTGFPVESTLHKVLDNHLGAEVSAGTITTKQDALDYLTWTFFFRRLHKNPSYYGLEISAEEQNTMSAQSIAQEFMIDLVDKSLDDLAESSCVLVDSATGEVDSTPFGKIMSYYYLSHKTIRYLMSHAKRDPTFQDVLSWMCSATEFDELPVRHNEDLINAELAQNLPLSIESMGDLPMWDPHVKAFLLLQAYMSRIDLPISDYVGDQTSVLDQGIRIIQASIDVMAELGYLPACQMLMALLQSIKSARWPEDHPLSILPGVATEKPPRGLPDSLVALSRQPAASVSSLVKKLSLPLQFTRATSQLPELSVSVAGISSRGVTVSVVRRNPGLNPEYRIYAPRFPKPQSEGFFLVVCSAMPDGSDGELLGLKRVSWPSKRNGGNNDKKPPGTGSSRNKPNQKGNNSSGSPTVRSSVKFPNEAAATTRVNIKIISDAYIGMQWILSNVEVNLDHDKETQMVSEPSAPLKD
- a CDS encoding uncharacterized protein (ID:PFLUO_005880-T1.cds;~source:funannotate) translates to MKIFYMGVLRNDTKPALQLCGEKELSSFSRFTRQNYEEFLMLFCRTVAERTNPGQRQDVEEKSYTFHAYGRTEGVAGVIVTDGEYPALVAHQLLSKMLDEFLIKNPRTAFSDPNLRENACSFPQLKEYIIKYQDPSQADSIMKIQQELDETKIVLHKTIESVLERGEKIDSLVAKSDGLSAQSKMFYTQAKKQNSCCVVM